The DNA segment ACCACCCATCCTCACACCTGCCACTAGCTCTTATCACACCAGTCTCCCACTTAAGCGAGCTTTAACGGCTCCCCATTGCCTACTGGCTCGAATCCAATCTTCTTGCCTGGTGCCCCATGCTTCTTCTGATCAGAACTTGTCCACATTCTCTTACCGCTTGGTTTTAGAAGAGCAGTCCCTCTGTACGCAATACATCTTTCTCctaatttctctgaaattttgGTTTCAGAAAATTTGGTTCTACTGTTCGTGAGCTCTATGATTTCAGGAGGGTTGAGCAGGCTGCAACCCCCTTGAGGGCAAGGATGGTGTCttattctttctgtattctgCCACCAAGCACAAGCCTGGCATATGCAAGCTCCAGTAAATGGTGAGTGCTCATTCAGTTTATAAATAAGGTCTGGgagccaggcacagtgctaggtgCTGAGATACAACAGATATAAATAGGACATGGGCTCTCTACATAAAGAGATAAAGCTTGCAGTCTAGCATGGTGTTACATCAAttcaactcatttttattttgtgctatGGACCAGGTATGTATTGTGAGTGAATGAAGTCTGGAGCcctctttatgcttttttttttaactcctgaaGTTTTTGCAAGATAAGTGAGATAAGTAAAAGCTCTGTTAACTGTAAACTGCAATACAGCACGAGGGTTATTCCTATCAGTATTTGCCTTAAACTTACCTTCTCTGCGTCTTAATTaccctaccttctttgatgtttTGGAAATCGGCAGAGAAGTTGGCCAAGTCCACCGTGAACTTTAAAGATCTGGTTCCTCCCTGCTCCTAGCCTCTACCTTTCCACTCTAAGAAGCATTAACTTTAAGCCAGGCCTTGACACCTGTTGTTGCCTCTGGCGAGATGACCTTTGGGTCTTCCTTAAAGGTCACCTCCTCTCAGAGGCCCATCCTGAACCTCCCCTTTCTCATGCCTGTCACATACCCTCTTTGTTTCCACTATGTATTGATTCATTTACCACATATTTACTGCTGTTCTAGGTGCACGGGATAGAGCAGTGAGGAAACAAAACCCGCTGcactcatggagtttacattctagtggaagaGAAGGTCATCAGACAAGACCCAAATGGAAAACACGGTATTTAGTgttaaatgctaaaaagaaaaataactggggaaaagaaataggaaatagacATGCGTGTTGCAATCGCTTATTTACTTTACTTGCTTTCTGCCCATAAACTCTTCATTCCATAGCTGTTTTATTCACCAACGCAAACCCAACGCTCACCACAGTGCTTGACCAACACCGCAAGCATTTGATAAACTGGTGTCGGTGCAAGGAGCAAAGAACATCTCCATAGCTCTGGGCTAGCTTCTAGGAGGCAGACCGGGAAACCCCAAGGAAACGGGAGGAAACTAACTCCCTCTTGACGCCGGGGAAGGGACGTGCAGTCGGATGCGGCGCTGGTGTAGTGGACAGGGCCACTCTCAGGCTCAGCGAGTGGCGCCGGTGAAGGCGCAGCAGCAGTGAGAAGTGGGTGGTGAGGCAAGGAAACTTCCAGCGCACCCACTAGGGGCGGGAGCTGTGCGGGCGCCCTTAAGCATTTCGATCCCTATTTTTACAGTAAGGGACATTGGGGCTCAGAGGAAAGTGCCCTGCCAAGCGTCAGCTGCCCGTAAGCGGTCAAGGTTACCTTAAATTCAGGTTTGAAATACTGGTGTTGTACCCCTAGTCCTATGCCAGCCTCTACCAAAACCACTCACCTACACACCCGCGCCTCTCCTCGAGAGGTTACTCCAGGTTCCGCCCTCTCCCGGGAGGCGGGAAGTGCCTAGCGGGTCTTacctatgagaaaataaaagtggtCTGAGGGGTGGGGCAAGGCAGGGACATCTTGAACATTATTGGTTGAAGTGTATGCCAATCATAAAACGAGCCTTGGCATCCCGCCCCTTTCGCTTCCAGCAGGCTTTGCGCGCGGGAATATGGCGGCGTCCAGGTGGAGGTCTTGAGGAAACTAAGTCGGGATGGCGTTGGCGTCGGGGCCCGCGAGGCGTGCACTGGCTCGCCCTGGGCCGCTCGGTCTTGGGGGCTGCGGGACCCCGACACGCGGGGCGTACGAGTGGGGCGTGCGCTCCACGCGGAAGCCCGAGCCTCCTCCCCTGGACAGGGTGTACGAGATCCCTGGACTGGAGCCCATCACCTACGCTGGGAAGATGCACTTCATGCCCGGGCTGGCGCGGCCGGTCTTCCCACCCTGGGACCCTGGTTGGACGCACCCAAAGTTCCGCCGCCCAACCCCGATTCACGAGCAGCCGCTGTACAAGGATCGGGCCTGCTACGTCTTCCACCACCGTTGCCGCCTCCTCGAGGGTGAGACCCTAGGACCAGCAGGAGGGACCTTGTTCCTCCGCCCAGCACCGACCCCGACCCTCTGTGGCCTTAGTCAAGACCTTGAAACTTTGTGGGGCTCGGTTTCTTTTGCGAAATGGGGCCGGTAGTGATTACGTCTTCTGAGGGTTTCAGGGTTAAGTGGGATGTGAAGTGCTGTGCTTGTGTGAGCGAATATTAGGTTGAGTAGCGAGGTGAAAAGACCTGGTTTCTGCCCTAGCCGTGCCTCTATCTAAATCTCAGTCATTTGGGGCAAGTGGCTGAACCTTCCAGAGCCTCTCTTTTCTGTGAACTGAGTGGTTTTGACTAGTTGGACCACACTGACCCTTGCAGCTCTTAACACCCTGGACACATAACTACACTGAAGAAATAGGTGGAGGGAGTTTATAGTGGAAAGTCGTAGCTGAAAGCGTGCTTAATCGCCTGGCCTATGGCCTCATTTCCCAGGCTTGGTGAATGTAACAGAGAGGGATGTGATTTGCCCAGAGATGCCCTGTGGGTTAATAGTGAAGCCAGGGCCAGGTATCTGGTTTCCTAGATCAGTGTCCTTTGTCAAAGGTCAGAGCTGAGGTGTTCTCAAGGAAGGAATTTGGACCTAAAAGCCATCTAGCCTATTTCCCGCACCTCCCCACCTCATTCTCACTAAGAGCAGGTCAGAATGACTGAGCTGAATGAAACCAGTGTGTGTGTCTAGAGCAGTACTAGAAATTATTTTACAGGGTccgtggggggtgggagggcttcTTTTATTGAGTCactttccatacacacacacacacacacacatatacacatatgtgtgtgtgtgtgtgtgtatatatatatatatattttaagtttattttgagacagagtgccagcgcgtggtggggggaggtggagaagcagtgggcaggggggtgggcagcagagagatcgagagagagagagagagagagagagagagagagagaatatcccaaccAGTCTTCtcactgtccacgcagagccagactcagggcttgaattcacgaactgggagatcacgacctgagctgatatcaagagttggatgcttaactgactgagccacccaggtgtccccccttTCTGTATTCTTGCCTGTTCTTCCTTAGTCCCCAAATTACTGTGCAGATTCTGgttctaaaaacacaaaatggtCAGGTTCAGTGGGAGCAGTATTTTCCAAGGAGTAGTTAAGAAACAAAGACCTGGCAGGATTTTCGGACTAAGCCAGAGAATAAATCCTTGATTTGACAAAAACTTAAGTCAACCAGCCAGTCTCTTAAGCCCATCAGACCCATTCCTGAAAACTGACTTTACAGCATCTAAACACTTCCACTGCCCTACCAAGGTGTTATGATGGACCTCACAAGACTTGGTACCCTTGAGTGACCCCGGGAACATTACCAGGCTTTAGGGTAGACAGACTCACGTTGTCCTCCCCACCATCACTTTCAGGGTGTGTAACTTGAAGTAAATTCCTTAGTCTCTGAGTTTCATAAAATCCATCCTATAATGGATTCCAGATGGATGTCCTCCATTCCATCAAATCACATCCAACTTGTAGATAAAGTACCTGGCACAGGTAAACGGtgatgctcagtaaatggcatctgtaattattacatattattcGTATTCTAGTGAACCATGAaaaatctcaattttattttttatttttttttttgagagagcgagtggggaagggacagaggcagagaggagagagaatcttaagcagcctccatgcccactGGAGAGTGCAGCGAGCCCATCCTGGGACTTGATATCatgaccttaagatcatgacctgacaagagttggatgttcaatcaactgagccacccaggtgcccccaaatctcaatttttttaattaaaaaaaaaatctttttttttaattttttcaagtttaagaAACAGTGGCAGTGTCAGAACTAAAATTCAGGTTACCTGACTCCCACTCAGGGCTTTTTCTGGTGCACCACAAAATCcagaagttacatttttaaatgtttgtatttctcaAGGCCTGCAAGGCTAAAAGTGAAAAGTCCCATTGCCCttataacatttcatttattagCACAAAGGAAATTGCCTGAAGGTGTCTCCCCCAAAGTACCCTAGGCTCCATTTAATCCCAGACATAGCTTTTAAATGAAGATCTATCTCTGAAACAGTGGTGTTTTCCCATCTGGGATGAGTAGCTTGCTACCCAAAGCAGTCACCAGCCCACTGTCAGGGCTTTTCCAATCAGGGATTTTGGTGTGGGTTAATAGAAGGGATCTAGGATTTGAAATGTTGGCATCCGTCGATCTAGTCCCAGAGTCTAGAGTCTGAATCTTACAGGCAACAGACAGACACTTTCCTGCAAGATTTAGCCTTACGACCCCAGCCATCTTAGCTGCTGTTTGAATTCCTCCTGTGCAGGCATCGACTGCCTCAGTCAACTGTTGACCATCCTTAGATAGGCAGTCATTCCTGAAGTTGAGTTGAAATTTGGTGGTCCTGGCGTTCACTCTTATTTTAGTTCTGACTCCTCAGATGTCACAGTACAAATCCTGTCTCTCTCAAGACAGACGTTTCCCTAAGATGCTATTGGCAGACTTAAGCAATTCTTATTGAatcaccttttttgtttttttggtttttgtaacTGATTACCCCAAAGGTGTAAAGCAGGCCCTGTGGCTAACCAAGGCCAAATTAATAGAAGGCCTTCCCAAGAAAGTGCTTAGCCTTGTTGACGATCCAAAGAACCACATAGAGAACCAAGATGAACGCATTCTGAATGTGATCTTTCACGCCCGTCTTTGGCACTCCACTGAAGACACCCCCAAGAGAGAGACCTACTGGTGAGTTTCCCCCAAGTCAATAAGATTTCCAGTCAATGGATCTTGGGAGTCAACCTGTTGCTTTACATCTccaaatgtttcttctttcctccaaGCCCAGTCATTGTGGACAGTCTGATACAGCTGTGTAAATCCCAGATTCTCAAGCATCCCTCTCTGGCCAGGCGGATCTGTGCCAAAAACTACACGTTATCCACCACCTGGAATCGAGGTTAGTCATCTTGGTCTGTATTTTATCTTTCTACTTTTAGCCTGACTACCAGCTCACCACCACCGCCTCCATACCTGTGCTCATTTCCATCCTTCACAGACCAATTTGTAGGCTCAGACACCTCCTCCTATCGTTAGCCACAGGCCAGTCTTTTTGGTTTTAGTCACTTCTTCCCAAGACTTAATTCAACCATATCTATCTTTTGAGTGCCCATGAGTGCCTAAATGTTGAAGATAAGAAGTGATGAAGCACAGTCTATCTCTGCCTTCACAAAGCTCATACTGGATTGCAAGGGCCTTCTtaccccattcatgctttcttccttttccaaatcCATTTTCCACGTAGctgccagagtgatctttctaagGTGCACTTCCCTCCCCTGTTTCAGATCCTTAAGTGTCTCCCAGGAGCTTAAACCATTTATCATAGGATCCAGAGCCGCTGTGATGTGGCCACCACCTAGTCTTTCTAGTCTTACCTCCTTCTCTGCTACCCCCACCTTCAGCCCCATCCCCGggccaaatttaaaaaaaaaaatttttttttttaacgttttttatttatttttgagacagagagacagagcatgaacaggggagggtcagagagagggagacacagaatctgaaacaggcctcaggctctgagctgtcagcacagagcccgacgtggggctcgaactcacggaccgcgagatcgtgacctgagccgaagtcagccgcttaaccgactgagccacccaggcgcccctgtccccgGGCCAAATTTACACTTCAGCCACCTGGAGCTTTTTGGCATGAAACTTTGACAGCTTTTGCACTGTGCTGTACATTCTGTGTGgaatgttcttttctgctttcctcCTTTGGTTAAATTCTACTTGTCTGCAAGGCCCCAGCCCCCTTCCTATGTGAATGCAGAGATTAGCTAGTTCTCTTCTGTGCTTCTTATGCCAATCATGCCTATTTTTATTAGAGCATGTATTACACTGTATTGGAATTCTCTAATATCTAATATCTGCCCCACTAGACTGAACTTCTGATGGCAGGGACCTTGCCTTATTCATTTTTGTCTGCTGTGTCTTAACAGTTCATGGCACATGATAGGTGCTGACTGAAGGGATGGGCAAATGATTACCACGCTGAGGGGTTTCAGGGATGTTCAAAGCACACCAGTGTTGTGATTGGTGGAATTCTGGAGCAGGGAAACCAGCTCTGGAATGATTTTGGGATTTTCAGGACATCTACTTGGTCAGGTTTCTCCAGCTTGCCCCTTTGAGTATGGACTTTCTGGCACGGAGTCAGCTTTGCAGAGGTAATGGCACCACTAAGGAAATTAGTGATCCTCATTAATAGAGGAGTACTTGTTGGCCCATCATCAAGTATTACCTCTAATTAAACTGCCCCATTTGGAGCTGTCACTGGAGGAGGGATGTGGAGGGAATTGAATTGGAAACCACACTAGAGTGGTCTGTGGGGAGAATCTAAAACCCAAGGTTAGGAGAGGTCCGGGCACATTTATCTTCCTTGCAGATTATATGTGAGGAAACAGGAAATACTTTAGGAAACTCTTCTTGAGGTGTGGGTATGATGTACTTTAACAAGCAGATCAGAGTTTATCCATCCACAGATGTAGTATCCCTGTTTTACATACCCAGTGAGGGAGACCACACGCTAATTATATGACAGCGCTCTTGGCCAAACCAGCTTTTAGACATAGAAGATCATTACCCTTGATCTGTTACCATCACATTATGATTTGACTGTTTCTAAAAACCCAAAGCAGAGGAGGATTTGCCTCCATGGAGAATCTTCAGGAGGCCATTCTCAGGGAGGCATTCAGGCACATTTTGCCTGGTGGCAACGCAGCTTCCCGTGGGGACCTCCGTGAAGGGCATCCGCACATGTTCACGGTGGCAGGTTTGCTGATTAGTCCGATGCGAGTTTGTTTCCTCATAAACTTGTGTCTCCATGTAGCAAATACGCTGATCCGACCTAGGTGAGGCTTTCTGACTGGCACAGTTTTTTCACTGTCAGCTGTTGAAGACAACTTGGCCCTTTTCCAGAGTTTAATAAAGCCTTTCTCCTCAGCCTCTGGTCtcagtccctctccctccctccctccctccctgccacagcACGCTCTAGTCACCTGGATTTGTCTCCTTAAACTCTGCTGTGGAGGAGCACACTTCTGTGCCTTTGCACAGGTTATTCTTCCTTAaccaaaatgtttttccttccctttctttgccTGGGCCAACTGTTAACTAACCAAGGGCAGTTTTGCCCTCTAAGGGAGATGTGGCaaggtctggagacatttttgattgtcatgacTTGAAGAGCGGGGAGGTCTACTGGCATCTAGGGGGTAAGGGTGAGGGATGCTGCACAGGACAGTTTCCCTCACCgaagaattatctggtccaaaatgaGAATAGTGCCACAGTTGAGAAGTTCTGCTCTTATCCATCCGTCGGAAGCTAGTTTGAAGGCACACCACTTTCAGAAGGATTCTCAGACCTCTGAGAGGAGGCCGGCTTTCCCCACATCTACTGTCTCTGAATATGGCTCATACTTTTGTATGCACCTTACCTGGTGAGCTTCTCGAGAGCAGAGGGTAACTGTCATTCATTTCTGGGTCTCCAGTGTAGAGCAGGTGCTTGGGAACATCTGTGTGGGGCAGCCCTAACCTAGAGAGCCTGCCGGGCCTCAGGGCTCGTTGGCCAGGGAACACAGGAAGAAGAGTGCATCGATCGATCCCCTTCTCAAGAATCCCCGGGTTAACATTTAaccaaagttttgttttctgcaaTTAGGCTGATCAGCTAGGACAGTGGTAAGACTTGAGCATGGCAGGGTGAAGGCTCTAGACTTGGCTGAGCTGAGGTAAGGCTTTAGACCAGGGTAGACTAATtgtctttctccccttttagAGTCTTTTCTCCTTCAGGTCCGTGGTTCTAGCGGAGCCCGACTGAATACCAAGGATCCGCTTCCCGCCATCGCCTCCAAGGAGGAGGTTGAAGCTACTAAGAATCATGTTCTTGAGACTTTCTATCCCATATCACCCACTATTGATCTTCAGGAATGCAGTGTTTATGATGTGAAAGACAACACAGGTAAATGTCAAAGCCTTGCATTTCCAGGAAGCATGGAGATGAGGGTCGTGCTTTTTCTGAAGGGAAGGGATATATTGAATGCTTACTAAGTCTGCGCTGGGTGCCTCATGCGCGTTTTCTCCTAAGAGCCATGTAGCAGCctttgtgccaggtactgttgtccccattttataggcaagGAAACGAGACTTAGGGAGGTTAAGGGGTTCAGTTCAAAGGCTGACTTTGCTTTTGACCTCTGAGAGGTAACTGTTGCATCAGAGTTGGAATGGGTATCTTTGGGGGGCCTCTTGGCCAGGCACCAGGTGTTTCCTTTATTCACACGTTCCTTGAGAGACACCCTTCTCTCTATGCACCCTGTAAACTCTGGCCAACATTCTGCTAGGACTGAGGAAGCCCCACAGGCCTCAAATAGGGCTGTTCATCTAAGCTCCATCGAATAAGGCACCACCATCTCCCTAGGCAGCCAAGACAGAAATGAGGGTGTCAGGCTGGGCAGACTCGCTGTTCGTGCCATCCAGTCCGTCCCTGTGAGGTGTAGTGTCTTCCTCCCAGCCTCCTGTCATCTCCACAGTGACAACCTCCAGCAGCCCCACCCACTCTCGGCCAGCCTGTTGCCACAGCCTCCCAGCTGGCCGGTCTGACCTAGGCTGTTTTCTGTCAGTCCCTCTGGTTCCCGGTTCCAGAGGCACCCTTCTGAAGCAGATTCCGTCCTTCCCTCCATGCCCACCTCCCCATTGCCTGTTGGGTAAAGTTGGAACTCCTCAGCTTATCATATGAGGGCCTCCAGGCCCGGCCTCGGCCCCTCTCTCTAGCCACCAACCTTACTTGTGTCTCCCCCGTACCCCGCAGACCCTCCGTTATTCCAGCTACGTGTAACACGCGGAGCCCTTCTCACCAGAGGCTCCGGCACGTCCTCTCCCTGAGATTTGTGACCGTCCACTTCTTTTTGCCTTCACCTCAGTAGTTCATCTGTCACAGTTCATCTTCGGAATCTCTTCTTCCCAGAAATGCTGTGAGGTCTTCCAGCATCGTCAGAGGCCTTTCATctgtcctccccccgcccctggctcACCCCATATCTTCACATGTCCTCCGTGTGGAGATGGTCACTTTTTCCGTCTGCTTCCCCTCTAGACTGAGCCTCTCAAAAGTAGTGGCAGGCTGCACTTGGCTGCTGTTCCTGGTGCATGTCTCAGGCTGGGCGCACGGGAGGGCCCACCAAAGTGCCCACGGGAAGTCTTGTCTGTCTGAAGCAGCGCTTGcctctgggattttcttttttctttctttctttctttctttctttctttctttctttctttctttctttctttctttctttcttttttcttgtcttttcttttattttcttttcttttcagagagggcacaagggagcaaggggcagagagagaatcccaggaggggcagagagcaagagggggaggtgagagagagaagtagggctcacccgaagcaggaCTTGTgctcacctgatgcaggactcgaacttatgaaccctgagatcatgacctatgagccaaagtaagatgcttaacctactgagccacccaggcacccacctctGGGATTTTCATAGCCAGTGTCTTCCCggcctctttcttcctccttttcacaCCTGGTTTCACTGAGCCAGATTACTTGTTCCGGAAGCTGCCAGCCTACCCAGGGTTTACTCCTAGCAGTGCAGGGGATGAGAATGATGGCCTGGCAGGGTTGTATGGCTGGGATAACAAGGGCTAAGCCTTGATTCTCAGTGCCAGTGTTTGCAGCTCACTTGTGAGGTGTGAAGTGAGTTATTTATTGCTAATAATAAAGTGTGGAATTTCGTAAAcgatttgcttttaaaaatataattagcggggcgcctgggtggcgcagtcggttaagcgtccgacttcagccaggtcacgatctcgcggtccgtgagttcgagccccgcgtcaggctctgggctgatggctcggagcctggagcctgtttccgattctgtgtctccctctctctctgcccctcccccgttcatgctctgtctctctctgtcccaaaaataaataaacgttgaaaaaaaatatatatataattagcgTAGATTTCAGGTTTCCTTCTACCGACATCATTGTCACCTATGTGCTTGAATGAGCGAGAAAGGGGTGTCGCTAGAGCTAGCATGCAGGAATCACCTGGCACAGGTTGGCAACATTTTCAGTAAAGAGATAGTAAATAGTTCAGGTTTAGCAGGCCACAGATGGTCTCTGTGACAGCTACTCCGTAGACACTGTGTAAATGAGTGGACATGGCTACGTCCCagtataaactttattttcacaAATGGGAGGGGCCAGATGTGGCTGGCAGGCTGTAGTTTGTCATCCCCTGAGCTGTAGGGATAACATCTGCCTTTACTGA comes from the Acinonyx jubatus isolate Ajub_Pintada_27869175 chromosome C1, VMU_Ajub_asm_v1.0, whole genome shotgun sequence genome and includes:
- the MRPL37 gene encoding 39S ribosomal protein L37, mitochondrial, whose translation is MALASGPARRALARPGPLGLGGCGTPTRGAYEWGVRSTRKPEPPPLDRVYEIPGLEPITYAGKMHFMPGLARPVFPPWDPGWTHPKFRRPTPIHEQPLYKDRACYVFHHRCRLLEGVKQALWLTKAKLIEGLPKKVLSLVDDPKNHIENQDERILNVIFHARLWHSTEDTPKRETYCPVIVDSLIQLCKSQILKHPSLARRICAKNYTLSTTWNRESFLLQVRGSSGARLNTKDPLPAIASKEEVEATKNHVLETFYPISPTIDLQECSVYDVKDNTGFQEGYPYPYPHTLYFLETASLRPHRLQPDHLRAKMILFAFGNALAQARRLYGSDTKVLEQPVVVQSVGTDGRVFQFLVLQLNTTDLASNEGVKNLVWVDSDQLLYQHFWCRPVIKKKVVVEPVGPTGFQPETFRKFLALYLHGAV